A stretch of the Clostridiales bacterium genome encodes the following:
- the ugpC gene encoding sn-glycerol-3-phosphate ABC transporter ATP-binding protein UgpC, whose translation MATLSLKNVNKIYPNGFHAVHNFNLDIEEGEFVVFVGPSGCGKSTTLRMIAGLENISSGEFLINGERANEKGPREREVAMVFQSYALYPQMTVYDNIAFGLTLQGVDEDVIEERVQKTAKILGLTEYLDRLPRALSGGQRQRVAIGRALIRKVGIFLMDEPLSNLDAKQRVTMRSEIAQIHQETGSTTIYVTHDQTEAMTLADRIVVMKDGYIQQVGTPYELYFKPENVFVAGFIGEPPMNFARETVKDGAIVFGNQRIDLAAFRPDIAAMEGKDIVFGFRPEAVVLQEKENAARMECQVELTEMLGDYTNVYITSWEQHAILKVDSHDTPETDGTITFWIPAESMYFFDGETEKVL comes from the coding sequence GTGGCAACTTTATCCCTGAAGAATGTGAACAAGATTTACCCCAACGGGTTCCACGCGGTGCACAACTTCAACCTGGATATCGAAGAGGGTGAATTCGTGGTTTTCGTCGGGCCTTCCGGATGCGGAAAGTCCACGACGCTGCGGATGATCGCCGGACTGGAGAACATCTCCAGCGGTGAATTCCTGATCAACGGGGAGCGGGCCAACGAAAAGGGCCCCCGGGAGCGGGAAGTTGCCATGGTATTCCAGAGCTATGCGCTGTATCCCCAGATGACTGTATATGACAACATCGCATTCGGCCTGACACTGCAGGGCGTGGATGAGGATGTGATTGAGGAGCGGGTGCAGAAGACCGCGAAGATCCTGGGCCTGACAGAATACCTGGACCGGCTTCCCCGTGCGCTTTCCGGCGGCCAGCGCCAGCGTGTGGCGATCGGACGGGCACTGATCCGAAAGGTCGGGATCTTCCTGATGGACGAACCGCTGAGCAACCTGGACGCGAAGCAGCGTGTGACCATGCGCTCGGAGATCGCCCAGATCCACCAGGAGACCGGCTCCACCACGATCTACGTGACCCATGACCAGACAGAGGCCATGACGCTGGCGGATCGGATCGTTGTGATGAAGGACGGATATATCCAGCAGGTCGGGACTCCCTACGAGCTGTATTTCAAGCCGGAGAACGTATTTGTGGCCGGGTTCATCGGCGAACCGCCCATGAACTTCGCACGGGAAACCGTGAAAGACGGCGCCATTGTGTTCGGAAACCAGCGCATTGACCTGGCGGCGTTCCGGCCGGACATCGCGGCCATGGAAGGAAAGGATATCGTATTCGGCTTCCGGCCTGAAGCGGTTGTGCTGCAGGAAAAGGAAAACGCCGCCCGCATGGAATGCCAGGTGGAACTGACCGAGATGCTGGGCGACTATACCAACGTGTATATCACATCCTGGGAACAGCATGCCATCCTCAAGGTGGACAGCCATGACACACCGGAAACGGACGGGACGATCACCTTCTGGATTCCCGCGGAGAGCATGTATTTCTTTGACGGCGAAACGGAAAAAGTGCTGTAA
- a CDS encoding glycoside hydrolase family 88 protein produces MKGRTFRLADSAYTDLDRYIDRLVAESSPEYTAWNVEQHRANKPVKWNYVDGCMMTALLNMAQITGEKRYFDFAESFIDSFILEDGSIQTFRTEEHMLDDINEGRVLFELYDTTGKEKYRRAADFLRKALDSQPRTEEGSWWHKQIYPNQVWLDGIYMAQPFAALYEKHFGNGDYSDILKQVSVVRERMRDRKTGLYYHGYDASRKAFWADPETGLSRSFWLRAIGWFFAALADLCEIIPESETGLLRETLSDLARDILPFADEETGMYYQVVDRPDAEGNYLETSGSSMAAYAMLKGARLGILPPATGDQGQKTFEGIVRTNLSFSDGNLNLNNICLVAGLGPENNRRRDGSVAYYLSEPIVRNEAKGIAPLLMCYTEMRRR; encoded by the coding sequence ATGAAAGGAAGGACGTTCCGATTGGCAGATTCAGCATACACGGACCTGGACCGGTATATTGACCGGCTGGTGGCCGAATCCTCCCCAGAATATACGGCCTGGAATGTGGAACAGCACAGGGCCAACAAACCCGTGAAATGGAACTATGTGGACGGGTGCATGATGACCGCCCTGCTCAACATGGCGCAGATTACCGGGGAAAAGCGCTATTTTGACTTTGCGGAGTCGTTCATCGATTCCTTTATCCTGGAGGACGGTTCAATCCAGACCTTCCGGACGGAGGAGCATATGCTGGACGATATCAATGAAGGCCGGGTGCTGTTTGAACTGTATGACACCACAGGCAAGGAAAAATACCGCCGCGCGGCGGACTTCCTCCGGAAAGCGCTGGACAGCCAGCCCCGGACCGAAGAAGGCTCCTGGTGGCACAAGCAGATTTATCCGAACCAGGTATGGCTGGACGGCATCTATATGGCGCAGCCCTTTGCCGCCCTGTACGAGAAGCATTTCGGAAACGGGGACTATTCCGATATCCTGAAGCAGGTTTCGGTGGTCCGGGAACGAATGCGCGACCGGAAAACCGGACTGTACTACCACGGATATGACGCCAGCCGGAAGGCCTTTTGGGCGGATCCGGAAACGGGGCTGAGCCGGAGCTTCTGGCTGCGGGCGATCGGCTGGTTCTTCGCGGCCCTGGCCGACCTGTGCGAAATCATTCCGGAAAGTGAAACCGGACTGCTGAGGGAAACGCTGTCCGACCTGGCACGGGATATCCTGCCGTTTGCGGACGAAGAGACCGGGATGTATTACCAGGTGGTGGACCGGCCGGACGCGGAAGGAAACTACCTGGAGACCAGCGGAAGCTCCATGGCTGCCTACGCGATGCTGAAGGGAGCCCGGCTGGGAATCCTTCCGCCGGCCACGGGAGACCAGGGGCAGAAAACGTTCGAGGGGATTGTCCGGACGAACCTCTCTTTCTCGGACGGGAACCTGAACCTGAACAATATCTGCCTGGTGGCCGGACTGGGACCGGAAAACAACCGGCGGCGGGACGGCTCCGTGGCCTACTATCTTTCTGAACCGATTGTGCGGAACGAGGCAAAAGGCATTGCTCCGCTGCTGATGTGCTATACAGAAATGAGGAGGAGGTAA
- a CDS encoding ATP-binding cassette domain-containing protein: MAELQLQHLDKIYDNNVQAVYDFNLDVADGELIVLVGPSGCGKSTTLRMVAGLEDISHGKLLLDGRDITAAPAKDRDMAMVFQNYALYGHMTIYENMAFSLTLRRENPNVIHKKVMAAAEILDLTAQLNKKPSQLSGGQRQRVAMGRAIVRSPKVFLFDEPLSNLDAKLRGATRREILLLHKRLNATILYVTHDQTEALTLADRIVCMSMGHVQQIGTPLELYDSPDNTFVATFIGLPPMNMLDTVFEDGKLKGKGFEVPLEADEQALLAPRNGKPVILGVRPEYIAEGGNLNIRVSSNENLGMNTLVHGTIADGVRITAKFRNWMNYKNGDLVPVHFTRKLFFDPETTRAIRKEGK; this comes from the coding sequence ATGGCAGAGCTTCAACTGCAGCATCTGGATAAAATCTACGACAACAATGTCCAGGCGGTTTATGATTTCAACCTGGATGTGGCAGACGGCGAGCTGATCGTGCTGGTCGGTCCTTCCGGATGCGGAAAATCCACCACGCTGCGCATGGTAGCCGGACTGGAGGACATTTCCCACGGGAAACTGCTGTTGGACGGCCGGGACATCACCGCGGCCCCGGCCAAGGACCGGGATATGGCGATGGTGTTCCAGAACTACGCCCTGTACGGCCATATGACGATTTATGAAAACATGGCGTTCTCCCTGACACTGCGCCGGGAAAACCCGAACGTGATCCATAAAAAGGTCATGGCGGCCGCGGAAATCCTGGACCTGACCGCCCAGCTGAACAAGAAGCCGTCCCAGCTCTCCGGCGGACAGCGGCAGCGGGTGGCCATGGGCCGCGCGATTGTCCGCAGCCCGAAGGTGTTCCTGTTTGATGAACCGCTGAGCAACCTGGACGCGAAGCTGCGCGGGGCGACCCGGCGGGAAATCCTGCTGCTGCACAAGCGGCTGAACGCGACGATCCTGTATGTGACGCATGACCAGACGGAAGCGCTGACCCTGGCGGACCGGATTGTATGCATGAGCATGGGCCACGTCCAGCAGATTGGCACGCCGCTGGAACTGTATGACTCACCGGACAACACCTTTGTGGCAACGTTTATCGGCCTGCCGCCGATGAACATGCTGGATACTGTTTTTGAAGACGGAAAGCTGAAAGGGAAGGGATTTGAAGTCCCCCTGGAGGCAGATGAGCAGGCGCTGTTGGCGCCCCGGAACGGGAAACCCGTGATCCTGGGTGTGCGGCCCGAGTACATCGCAGAAGGTGGCAACCTGAATATCCGGGTCAGCTCGAATGAGAACCTGGGCATGAATACGCTGGTGCACGGGACGATTGCGGATGGTGTGCGGATTACCGCCAAATTCCGCAACTGGATGAACTACAAAAACGGCGACCTTGTACCGGTGCATTTCACAAGGAAACTGTTCTTTGATCCCGAAACCACCCGCGCTATCCGGAAGGAGGGGAAATGA
- a CDS encoding carbohydrate ABC transporter permease, which translates to MKRRLEISELIFKIFSYLFLTMFALMCLYPFLYAVSASISGRHAVEYQELILFPKNVQFDAFASMFGNNQFWNAYSNTLFLTIYGTIWSLGIAILGGYALSKKRLLFRKAFNFFLVFTMWFSAGIVPQYLNYLATKSVFNSVGIMDDKWLVVIAMGMAAMNIILLRNAFENVPSEIEEAAIVDGATEMQVLTKVFIPMSKSTIATVALFFAISRWNGYFWARQMISNANEQPLQVFIRNQLEQYTDLEQLGGWTANYAPDSVIFALIVCSIIPILIIYPFIQKYFAKGTNAGGVKE; encoded by the coding sequence ATGAAAAGAAGACTTGAAATCTCCGAGCTGATATTCAAAATCTTCAGCTACCTGTTCCTGACGATGTTCGCGCTGATGTGCCTGTATCCGTTCCTCTACGCGGTATCGGCTTCCATCAGCGGACGGCACGCGGTGGAATACCAGGAACTGATCCTGTTTCCGAAAAACGTGCAGTTTGATGCCTTCGCGTCCATGTTCGGCAACAACCAGTTCTGGAACGCCTATTCCAATACGCTGTTCCTGACGATCTACGGAACGATCTGGTCCCTTGGCATCGCAATCCTCGGCGGTTACGCACTGAGCAAGAAACGGCTGCTTTTCCGGAAGGCGTTCAACTTCTTCCTGGTATTCACGATGTGGTTCTCCGCAGGTATTGTTCCGCAGTACCTGAACTACCTGGCCACGAAATCCGTTTTCAACTCCGTGGGAATCATGGATGACAAATGGCTGGTCGTTATCGCCATGGGTATGGCAGCCATGAACATTATCCTGCTGCGCAATGCCTTTGAAAATGTTCCCTCCGAAATTGAGGAGGCAGCCATCGTGGACGGAGCGACGGAAATGCAGGTGCTGACCAAGGTGTTCATCCCGATGAGCAAATCCACCATTGCGACTGTGGCGCTGTTCTTCGCCATCAGCCGCTGGAACGGTTACTTCTGGGCACGGCAGATGATCTCCAACGCCAATGAGCAGCCCCTGCAGGTGTTTATCCGAAACCAGCTGGAACAGTATACAGACCTGGAGCAGCTGGGCGGCTGGACCGCGAACTACGCGCCGGATTCGGTAATCTTCGCACTGATCGTCTGTTCCATTATCCCGATCCTGATCATCTATCCGTTTATCCAGAAATATTTCGCCAAAGGCACCAACGCCGGCGGCGTAAAGGAGTAA
- a CDS encoding sugar ABC transporter permease translates to MKRQAGDYLIYDEAAGTWREDPEQAVRDDVEKHNWLHIGRTVLKDWRLYLMLVPMLLVFLFWRYMPMYELLGAFKVTDVVKPVADQNFLGFSNIKALLIGSGTYTNLSNEFWRAMRNTFLLSFYGLLFGFPMPILLALFFNEVKSDLLRSGLQVFTYLPKFMSTVVMTSLVIMLIQQGSSTTGAPPGILSQLLASLGLISRETAQAGLLNDPAYFRAIYQVSGIWETAGYDSIVFFAAIIAISPTSYEAAQIDGANKWAQMRYVVLPGILSTIVIMLITRIGSMLSIGYEKVLLLNEQRVQIYQTSEVISTFAWRIKTTQNQSGLASTAEMLNNVVGMLLVIGANTIARKASNVSLY, encoded by the coding sequence ATGAAGCGTCAGGCAGGGGATTACCTGATTTACGACGAGGCGGCCGGTACCTGGCGGGAGGATCCCGAACAGGCGGTTCGGGATGACGTTGAGAAGCATAACTGGCTTCACATCGGACGCACGGTCCTGAAGGACTGGCGTCTCTATCTGATGCTGGTCCCCATGCTCCTGGTCTTCCTTTTCTGGCGCTATATGCCGATGTATGAGCTGCTCGGCGCCTTCAAGGTGACCGACGTGGTGAAGCCTGTGGCGGACCAGAACTTCCTGGGCTTCTCCAACATCAAGGCGCTGCTGATCGGATCCGGAACATACACAAACCTGAGCAACGAATTCTGGCGGGCGATGCGGAACACCTTCCTGCTGAGCTTCTACGGGCTCCTCTTCGGATTCCCGATGCCGATCCTGCTGGCGCTGTTCTTCAACGAAGTCAAGTCCGACCTGCTGCGCAGCGGCCTGCAGGTATTCACCTATCTACCCAAATTCATGTCCACCGTTGTGATGACCTCCCTGGTGATCATGCTGATCCAGCAGGGCAGCTCCACAACGGGGGCACCTCCCGGAATCCTTTCCCAGCTGCTGGCTTCACTGGGCCTGATCTCGCGGGAAACCGCGCAGGCCGGCCTGCTGAATGATCCGGCTTATTTCCGCGCAATCTACCAGGTGAGCGGCATATGGGAGACGGCCGGATACGACAGCATCGTATTCTTCGCAGCGATCATCGCTATTTCACCGACCAGTTACGAGGCGGCCCAGATCGACGGCGCCAACAAATGGGCGCAGATGCGGTATGTGGTGCTGCCCGGCATCCTGAGCACCATCGTAATCATGCTGATTACCCGGATCGGCTCCATGCTGAGCATCGGATATGAAAAGGTCCTGCTCCTTAATGAGCAGCGGGTGCAAATCTACCAGACCTCCGAAGTCATTTCCACCTTTGCCTGGCGGATCAAGACGACCCAGAACCAGAGCGGTCTCGCTTCCACGGCGGAAATGCTGAACAACGTGGTGGGCATGCTGCTGGTGATCGGCGCAAACACCATTGCCCGCAAGGCCTCCAATGTGAGCCTGTATTAA
- a CDS encoding gluconate 5-dehydrogenase, with product MDMNAFSLKGKIAWITGASYGIGFAIAEAYAAAGATIVFNDINQELVDKGLKSYAEKGIDAKGYVCDVTNEEAVQALVKQIEQEVGVIDILVNNAGIIRRIPMIEMSAAEFRKVIDVDLNAPFIVAKAVIPSMIAKGHGKIINICSMMSELGRETVSAYAAAKGGLKMLTRNICSEYGEHNIQCNGIGPGYIATPQTAPLREKQPDGSRHPFDQFIIAKTPAARWGTPEDLQGPAVFLASDASNFVNGHILYVDGGILAYIGKQP from the coding sequence ATGGATATGAACGCTTTCAGCCTGAAGGGAAAAATCGCGTGGATTACCGGCGCCAGCTACGGAATCGGCTTCGCTATCGCGGAAGCCTATGCGGCCGCGGGCGCAACCATCGTTTTCAATGACATCAACCAGGAACTGGTTGACAAGGGCCTGAAGTCCTATGCGGAAAAAGGAATTGACGCGAAGGGCTATGTCTGCGACGTGACCAACGAGGAAGCGGTGCAGGCACTGGTTAAGCAGATTGAGCAGGAAGTCGGCGTGATCGACATCCTGGTGAACAATGCCGGCATTATCCGCCGGATCCCCATGATTGAAATGAGCGCGGCGGAATTCCGGAAGGTGATCGACGTGGACCTGAATGCTCCGTTTATCGTGGCCAAGGCGGTGATTCCGTCCATGATCGCGAAGGGCCACGGAAAGATCATCAACATCTGCAGCATGATGAGTGAGCTGGGCCGGGAAACCGTTTCCGCCTATGCGGCAGCCAAGGGCGGCCTGAAGATGCTGACCCGGAATATCTGCTCCGAATACGGCGAGCACAATATCCAGTGCAACGGCATCGGACCGGGCTATATTGCCACACCCCAGACTGCTCCCCTGCGCGAAAAACAGCCGGACGGCAGCCGCCATCCGTTTGACCAGTTTATTATTGCCAAGACGCCCGCGGCCCGCTGGGGCACCCCGGAAGACCTGCAGGGACCGGCAGTTTTCCTGGCTTCTGACGCCAGCAATTTTGTGAACGGCCATATCCTGTATGTGGACGGCGGTATCCTTGCCTACATCGGAAAACAGCCCTGA
- the kduI gene encoding 5-dehydro-4-deoxy-D-glucuronate isomerase, whose translation MDIRYSCNQRDFKRYTTEEVRKEFLIEKLFEADQVTAVYSHVDRMVTLGIMPVKEKVSIDKGIDIWHNFGTEFFLERRECGMFNVGGAGKVTADGQVYELGYKDCLYLTRGAKEVYFESNDAENPAKFYIVSAPAHCSYENRLIKIADAAKKPCGDAATSNKRVINQFIHPSVLKTCQLSMGMTVLETGSVWNTMPAHTHERRMEVYFYFEVPKDNVVFHMMGEGQETRHIVMQNEQAVISPSWSIHAGAGTSNYTFIWAMGGENQAFDDMDNIPTTELR comes from the coding sequence ATGGACATTCGGTACAGCTGCAACCAGCGGGATTTCAAACGGTATACGACGGAGGAAGTCCGGAAGGAATTCCTGATTGAGAAGCTTTTTGAGGCGGACCAGGTGACGGCGGTGTACAGCCACGTGGACCGGATGGTTACGCTGGGAATCATGCCGGTGAAGGAAAAGGTTTCCATCGACAAGGGAATTGACATCTGGCACAATTTCGGCACGGAATTCTTCCTGGAACGCCGGGAGTGCGGCATGTTCAATGTCGGCGGCGCCGGAAAGGTCACCGCGGACGGCCAGGTTTATGAACTGGGATACAAGGACTGCCTGTACCTGACCCGGGGTGCGAAGGAAGTGTACTTTGAGAGCAATGACGCGGAGAATCCGGCGAAGTTCTATATTGTTTCTGCTCCCGCTCACTGCAGCTATGAGAACCGGCTGATCAAGATTGCGGACGCGGCGAAGAAGCCCTGCGGCGACGCGGCGACCAGCAACAAGCGGGTGATCAACCAGTTTATCCATCCGTCGGTCCTGAAGACCTGCCAGCTGAGCATGGGCATGACAGTCCTGGAGACCGGAAGCGTATGGAACACCATGCCGGCCCATACCCATGAGCGCCGGATGGAGGTTTATTTCTACTTTGAAGTGCCGAAGGACAATGTGGTATTCCATATGATGGGCGAAGGGCAGGAAACCCGGCACATCGTGATGCAGAACGAGCAGGCGGTGATTTCTCCCTCCTGGTCCATCCACGCCGGCGCGGGCACCAGCAATTACACGTTCATCTGGGCGATGGGCGGAGAGAACCAGGCGTTTGACGATATGGACAACATCCCGACAACCGAACTGAGGTAA
- a CDS encoding glycoside hydrolase family 28 protein, with protein MTRTLCVTSRSCSVLLDPDGLYEAREKHVLYLDGERLGEEYRSVASLFDLEPDTEYELQIENGDGSRETLNFRTRKETCTLDVRDFGAKGDGETEDTAMLQAAILCCPDDGRVVVPPGDYVTGPLFLKSRMTLEIQDGAALRLLTDRNRFPVLPGSTPADNNDGEVLLGMFEGCAVDGFAGALNGIDLTDVAIIGEGIIDGRANEGDWWIRPKEIRIASRGNLLYTQRCKGMLVQGLTFMNSPSWNIHPAFSEDLDFIDIRVKAPWDSPNTDGFDPESCRNVRLLGAEISVGDDCIAIKSGKIGLGRKYKRPCENLEIGWCALLDGHGGVTVGSEMAGGVRKVRAHHCYMKGNDRALRIKTRRDRGKDGIVDDILFQDIRMDGVKMPLIVNSFYFCDADGKSERVQSREKLPADETTPEIGTVCFERVDATGCKACVAYAMGLPEKPMKQLTLRNCRFDFDPEAKPLVPAMALGVEECCRRGIIAKYIRGLTLENIQTTGVEGELLDTLEVEKLDIHDKK; from the coding sequence ATGACAAGGACATTGTGCGTTACTTCCCGCAGCTGCAGCGTTCTGCTGGATCCGGATGGACTGTATGAAGCCCGGGAAAAGCATGTGCTGTACCTGGACGGGGAGCGGCTGGGAGAGGAATACCGATCCGTCGCATCCCTTTTTGACCTGGAACCGGATACGGAATATGAGCTTCAGATTGAGAACGGGGACGGCAGCCGGGAAACATTGAACTTCCGGACCCGGAAGGAAACCTGCACGCTGGATGTGCGGGATTTCGGCGCAAAGGGCGACGGGGAAACCGAGGACACGGCCATGCTGCAGGCGGCAATCCTGTGCTGCCCGGACGACGGCCGGGTTGTGGTACCGCCGGGAGATTATGTAACCGGACCGCTGTTCCTGAAAAGCCGGATGACGCTTGAAATCCAGGACGGGGCTGCCCTGCGGCTGCTGACCGACCGGAACCGTTTTCCGGTACTGCCGGGGAGCACACCGGCGGACAACAACGACGGGGAAGTCCTGCTGGGCATGTTTGAAGGATGCGCCGTGGATGGATTCGCAGGCGCGCTGAACGGTATTGACCTGACGGATGTCGCGATTATCGGCGAGGGAATCATTGACGGACGGGCGAATGAGGGCGACTGGTGGATCCGGCCCAAGGAAATCCGGATTGCCAGCCGCGGGAACCTGCTCTACACCCAGCGCTGCAAGGGAATGCTGGTCCAGGGACTGACGTTTATGAACAGCCCCAGCTGGAACATCCATCCGGCGTTCAGCGAAGACCTGGATTTCATCGATATCCGGGTAAAGGCCCCCTGGGACAGCCCCAATACCGATGGATTCGATCCGGAAAGCTGCCGGAATGTGCGTCTGCTCGGCGCGGAGATCTCGGTCGGCGATGACTGCATCGCCATCAAGAGCGGGAAGATCGGCCTGGGCCGGAAATACAAAAGGCCGTGCGAGAACCTGGAAATCGGATGGTGCGCCCTGCTGGACGGACATGGCGGCGTGACAGTCGGCAGCGAGATGGCCGGCGGCGTGCGGAAGGTCCGGGCTCATCATTGTTATATGAAGGGAAACGACCGGGCACTGCGGATCAAAACCCGGCGGGACCGGGGAAAGGACGGAATCGTGGATGACATCCTTTTCCAGGACATCCGGATGGACGGCGTAAAGATGCCGCTGATCGTCAACAGCTTCTACTTCTGCGATGCGGACGGAAAAAGCGAACGCGTGCAGAGCCGGGAAAAACTGCCGGCGGACGAGACCACACCGGAAATCGGGACGGTCTGCTTTGAGCGGGTGGATGCCACCGGGTGCAAAGCCTGCGTGGCATACGCAATGGGACTGCCGGAGAAACCGATGAAGCAGCTGACACTGCGGAACTGCCGGTTTGATTTCGATCCGGAAGCGAAGCCCCTCGTTCCGGCAATGGCACTGGGAGTGGAGGAATGCTGCCGGCGGGGAATTATCGCTAAGTATATCCGGGGACTGACCCTGGAAAATATACAGACGACCGGGGTGGAAGGCGAACTGCTGGATACCCTGGAAGTTGAAAAACTCGATATCCACGATAAAAAATAA
- a CDS encoding TldD/PmbA family protein, with protein MNNMKKTADLLEQILAEGKIRKYSYTVSESEKQEINILNGDFKLMRTVFNNVASLKVFSGNRMGSVNGNDITEEGLRKLAADGIAAAESSPEDECHDIAPDQGTDLFRQGTEQADLDRFADRIREFLDTVAKDYPTVRITAIFASYDKWHWFSRNTNGTEFEGFGGQYGLDIEMCAVEGDTTTGLDYTNVTVDNLERPLIETGSIRTHLESVRDSIHPETLEGKFEGTVILTPWMAAEFIEMLIDNYAGNSVVMDGTSLWLDKVGEQVGSELLTVSLNPYDERIVSGERGTSDGYRSENVTLIDHGVLKTHLLNLYASKKTGRPVVRNTGFDLVVENGNTPLADMIASVKQGLLLGGFSGGDPGTNGEFSGVAKNSFLIENGKVKSAVTETMVNGNLGELVKNIRAVSRETCCDGSTVLPYLAADGVVISGK; from the coding sequence ATGAACAATATGAAGAAAACGGCGGACCTGCTGGAACAGATCCTGGCCGAAGGGAAAATCAGGAAATACAGTTACACGGTTTCCGAATCCGAAAAGCAGGAAATCAACATCCTGAACGGCGACTTCAAGCTGATGCGCACGGTTTTCAACAACGTCGCCTCGCTGAAAGTTTTTTCCGGGAACCGGATGGGTTCGGTCAACGGGAATGATATTACGGAGGAAGGACTGCGGAAGCTGGCCGCGGACGGTATTGCTGCAGCAGAATCCTCTCCGGAGGATGAGTGCCATGATATCGCACCGGACCAGGGCACGGATCTGTTCCGGCAGGGTACGGAACAGGCAGACCTGGACCGGTTTGCAGATCGGATCCGTGAATTCCTCGATACGGTGGCGAAAGACTATCCGACCGTGCGGATTACGGCAATATTCGCTTCCTATGATAAATGGCACTGGTTCAGCCGGAATACGAACGGCACTGAATTCGAGGGATTCGGCGGACAGTACGGCCTGGATATTGAAATGTGCGCAGTCGAAGGGGATACCACGACCGGCCTGGACTATACGAATGTGACGGTTGACAACCTGGAACGGCCGCTGATCGAAACCGGCAGTATCCGGACCCACCTGGAGAGTGTACGGGACAGCATTCATCCGGAAACACTGGAAGGTAAATTTGAGGGCACGGTGATTCTCACCCCCTGGATGGCTGCTGAGTTCATTGAAATGCTGATTGACAACTACGCCGGCAACAGCGTGGTAATGGACGGCACCAGCCTGTGGCTGGACAAGGTCGGGGAGCAGGTGGGCAGCGAACTGCTGACCGTAAGCCTGAACCCTTATGACGAGCGGATTGTCAGCGGTGAACGGGGCACATCGGACGGTTACCGTTCAGAAAACGTTACGCTGATTGACCACGGTGTGCTGAAAACACACCTGCTGAACCTCTATGCATCGAAGAAGACCGGGCGGCCGGTGGTCCGGAATACCGGGTTCGACCTGGTGGTAGAAAACGGAAACACACCGCTGGCGGACATGATCGCATCAGTGAAACAGGGACTGCTGCTCGGCGGTTTCTCCGGCGGTGATCCGGGAACGAACGGCGAATTCTCCGGGGTGGCGAAGAACAGCTTCCTGATTGAGAACGGCAAAGTAAAGAGCGCTGTAACCGAGACCATGGTGAACGGCAACCTGGGCGAACTGGTGAAGAACATCCGAGCGGTATCCCGCGAAACCTGCTGCGACGGCAGTACGGTGCTGCCGTACCTGGCCGCAGACGGTGTGGTAATCTCCGGTAAGTAA